From one Fibrobacter sp. genomic stretch:
- a CDS encoding DUF3850 domain-containing protein, producing the protein MKIRKRNFESLMNGDLTFVIHKVDRLYCVGDRLVLFETEGGNETGRSLTVRITFIMHAEDAVGIKDDYCVVSVKRSGKNTRTNVGNRPASEDEAVEYAAKLGKSADCARRFYNYYAMTGWKMKSGLPLSDWHAALRNWKDFQGSQKTPEQAETDSQLELLLPMLLKKTASLAKQKEKLVFHDPFIGTVLQFYGFDRLEYPFNAFEVREMVKKYATSKKLGTGCPQMRSPNPYGKGTLQVPTIEEFAAILQKKKGEKTEG; encoded by the coding sequence TTGAAAATCAGAAAAAGGAACTTTGAATCGCTCATGAACGGCGACTTGACCTTCGTCATCCACAAGGTTGACAGGCTCTACTGCGTTGGCGACCGTCTGGTGCTCTTCGAAACCGAAGGCGGTAATGAAACAGGCCGTAGCCTTACCGTGCGCATCACATTTATCATGCACGCAGAGGACGCCGTAGGCATCAAGGATGATTACTGCGTCGTGTCCGTCAAGCGCTCCGGGAAGAACACCCGCACAAACGTTGGAAACCGCCCTGCAAGCGAAGACGAAGCCGTAGAGTACGCCGCGAAGCTCGGCAAGTCCGCCGACTGCGCCCGCCGCTTCTACAACTACTACGCCATGACCGGCTGGAAGATGAAATCCGGGCTCCCGCTCTCCGACTGGCATGCCGCGCTCAGGAACTGGAAGGACTTCCAGGGCTCACAAAAGACCCCCGAACAGGCTGAAACCGACAGCCAGCTGGAGCTCTTGCTTCCCATGCTGCTCAAGAAAACGGCTTCGCTTGCCAAGCAGAAAGAAAAGCTCGTATTCCACGATCCGTTCATCGGCACCGTGCTCCAGTTCTACGGCTTCGACCGCCTGGAATACCCATTCAACGCCTTCGAAGTCCGCGAAATGGTCAAGAAATACGCCACTAGCAAGAAACTCGGCACAGGATGCCCGCAGATGCGCTCCCCGAACCCCTACGGCAAGGGAACACTCCAGGTGCCCACCATCGAAGAGTTCGCCGCCATACTCCAGAAGAAAAAAGGTGAAAAAACCGAAGGCTGA
- a CDS encoding GerW family sporulation protein, with protein MAIEKLAETLLEKLRFITQAETVIGQPIQAGESTVVPVSRVSVGFGFGGHAGKGDTSASGGGASVEPVAFLVIKGDDVRIMPITKDSSLVSKVMDIVPDVVNKFKKSEDA; from the coding sequence ATGGCTATTGAAAAACTTGCAGAAACTCTTTTGGAAAAGCTCCGCTTTATTACCCAGGCGGAAACAGTCATCGGTCAGCCTATCCAGGCGGGCGAATCTACGGTGGTTCCCGTGAGCCGCGTATCCGTGGGTTTCGGCTTTGGCGGTCATGCCGGCAAGGGCGATACCTCTGCCTCTGGCGGTGGGGCTTCTGTTGAACCGGTAGCGTTCTTGGTCATCAAGGGCGACGACGTACGCATTATGCCCATTACCAAAGACAGTTCGTTAGTCTCCAAGGTCATGGACATTGTTCCCGACGTAGTGAACAAGTTCAAGAAGAGCGAAGACGCTTAA
- a CDS encoding T9SS type A sorting domain-containing protein: MSQFRLSKLLALGSLALGLFSVVNASGGQEYLIADFDGNGIATGVAVYAYGEGTVAYEGSYLESRIVVEGAGMSDTKGAVMQNATNVCDDCGDGAEIQVSVGGLEGCKYISYDYKGISHYLALQMAGDEEGKLTNWAQHRYYEKQSKDWRHVLIDVSKMKQPFWGGTYVDLEMPLVRMLKFKADYDGSLYIDNVECVDPPTHIISFYKGEDLLYSGEFLEGEYPEYPYKWEFETNEYEYEILGWEPRLAVVTADADYVAVLDSSLRTYSIDFEDPYGYGGQSQSLPYGAMPEYTGSTPVRGATEGYTYTFKGWGKKNCEETLVTECWYYDYENGECLKWSESYDYVCTYELTGIQPVTGHTTYYPVFDSTLRQYTVTFADYDGTILSENDYDYGTNSSSITIPDNPSRAGGYVFDGWKPYVERVTGNMTYIASYTAPSGKYTVTFMNGSEVLQTGEYESGDVPEFKGDKPTRESTVSNVYTFAFWGDVDYNDEWTYDADYIDDKYNDGIDEVYKNTIYKPVWAETCKKYMVVYKDDDGTELDSAETCYGNSRPYLDVATKATMSDDYELAGWILEGDPVPEFDWKFEDWKPIIERTVFVAVYKYKVKFVNDDLSDLYYDYFMPGAVPGLPSYVTPYKEPSVDYSYEFVGWDKDFAPATEPTTYMAMYVPVPVPSSPVLEIAEGEGFVIDDFEDGDVASNLGTSWHVYSDNGVCLYDYKGYCERYGESTISQQVVEDVEHGNVLHVGYVIDDWAGIGLPLAATGALDLSQCSAIQYDYRGGAHKFRIESPYGVDDQHFHRWVEASDEWTTATLYWSEFENYYMDLSIDVVRSRATQFIWDLHHDGETIEIDNVKCLNRPSYVVRFYDEDGTTLLDSAEFVEGETPIYRGSKDIDNIAWEMSNERMLYSANWTPELAPVSANVDYTLVYASSTRKYLVYFSAGKDSYQHEYEYGETPEYNGPTPSRDPEDDCREWAFTDWSYWSCDEYGMCGQSYGITSVTGDREYSANFECVDKVTYTITFLDDEGNVLPKSGEYEAGSWLGSYWPEKAPTDEYEYEFIGWKPELEMVFGPATYTAMFESRVRSYPVRFVDNDGSTIYVDGEYEIYYEYGTPFSNIEKPEDPSRDPDGEVEYTFAGWSPSIDDGVVTGALTFVATYTSTAGTYTVTFIDGNDRILYSAEYAENEVPVYEGETPTKWPTEQFTYTWDEADGWDKPLAAVTGPVVYTAKFTAQPRSYEVVFINDDGTELYRNTYEYGSTITDAPTETQVTAGKTGEFRYDPDWCGTYEDCEEYDDEYECVKKTYERAWCGGLDAVTRDRVYMANIKYKVNLNNYDDVTVLSEWFAYGTDIADEFYWDIKDNYARFVKAPTVQWDYRWNEQWNVEMVPVTGSVTYKAKLDSSLRKYAVKFVDEDGTVLKEAVEYEYGTLASAIELPDETPTKEPTVAETFAFAGWDVSDVTGSITYVASFTPSPRMYTVSFVDEDDSPIASAEYAYGTAASAIVLPDAPLKANRRFVGWNPEVSDVDGTAEYVAQYVDDNKFVITWRNDDGTLLYEGTYSSGETPVYGGETPVKESTDEYSYEFAGWTLSAESEAGDREYVATYTGTKRKYLVRFVNYNETLLFENVYEYGTPVADIEVPENPTKPSTETNVYTFVGWSPELSDVTGEVTYTARFAGRPITSSSSSAVVSSSSAEESSSSEASSSSEEESSSSEETAESSSSETVVSSSSEEPEISSSSAEESSSSVQMFTVTYECHLAPLINCWLRNIPYQITVAEGTPISSVIPAENPKISFDETEQYTYEFVEWSFTGETVNENIQLIAEFIRVVRQYTITFVDWDGSEIASDDYEYGTSATDITPSAPTRESDEQYSYTFAGWSPSVAIVTGEATYTATYTPTPLPSSSSGEEESSSSETPVVSSSSEEPIESSSSETPVVSSSSETPVASSSSEKPASSSSTEIAANSSSSTSAPLSSSRDDDASSSSSSADKPKSSASEDDSSSSSDAKSSSSAKPDGLYPTVGSVNMVFAHNELTVTVPKASEVKVQVFDMQGNLQERYQGYSAGDHVVSLRHLNKGVYIVRVASGSAVKNMRVMVR; this comes from the coding sequence ATGTCACAATTCCGTCTTTCCAAACTCCTTGCCTTGGGTTCGCTCGCCCTGGGCCTTTTTTCTGTCGTCAATGCCAGTGGTGGCCAGGAATACCTTATTGCGGACTTCGATGGGAACGGAATAGCGACCGGTGTGGCCGTGTACGCCTATGGCGAAGGAACTGTTGCTTACGAAGGCAGTTACTTGGAAAGCAGAATCGTTGTTGAGGGGGCAGGCATGTCGGATACCAAGGGTGCCGTGATGCAGAACGCTACCAACGTTTGCGACGATTGTGGCGATGGTGCCGAAATACAGGTGTCCGTTGGTGGGTTGGAAGGCTGCAAATACATCTCTTACGATTACAAGGGAATTTCCCATTACCTGGCCTTGCAAATGGCGGGGGATGAAGAAGGCAAATTAACGAATTGGGCCCAGCACCGGTATTATGAGAAACAGAGTAAGGATTGGAGGCATGTCCTTATAGATGTAAGTAAAATGAAGCAGCCATTTTGGGGCGGGACTTATGTTGATTTGGAAATGCCCCTGGTTAGAATGCTGAAGTTCAAGGCGGATTATGACGGCTCCCTTTATATTGACAATGTGGAATGTGTAGATCCCCCGACCCATATCATTAGCTTCTACAAAGGGGAAGACCTTCTTTACAGCGGAGAATTTCTCGAGGGAGAATATCCCGAATATCCTTATAAATGGGAGTTTGAAACCAATGAGTATGAATATGAAATTTTGGGGTGGGAACCGAGGCTAGCCGTGGTGACGGCCGATGCCGATTACGTTGCCGTTTTGGACAGTAGCCTTCGCACCTATAGTATCGACTTTGAAGACCCCTATGGTTATGGAGGACAATCGCAATCCTTGCCATATGGGGCCATGCCTGAATATACGGGCAGCACACCGGTTAGGGGTGCAACCGAGGGCTATACCTATACCTTCAAGGGGTGGGGCAAAAAGAATTGTGAAGAAACTCTTGTTACTGAGTGTTGGTACTATGACTATGAAAATGGCGAATGCCTTAAGTGGAGCGAATCTTATGATTACGTTTGCACATACGAACTGACCGGAATTCAGCCTGTAACAGGACATACGACTTACTATCCGGTGTTTGACTCCACCCTCAGGCAATACACGGTCACGTTTGCGGACTATGACGGTACAATTCTCAGTGAGAACGACTATGACTATGGCACGAATTCCAGTAGCATTACTATTCCAGACAATCCTTCAAGGGCCGGCGGATACGTTTTTGATGGCTGGAAACCGTATGTGGAACGTGTGACGGGCAACATGACCTACATTGCAAGCTATACGGCACCTAGCGGAAAATATACCGTTACCTTTATGAATGGCTCTGAAGTCTTGCAGACTGGAGAATACGAATCTGGTGACGTTCCTGAATTCAAAGGTGATAAGCCTACACGGGAATCTACGGTAAGTAACGTGTACACGTTCGCGTTCTGGGGCGATGTGGATTATAATGACGAATGGACTTATGATGCGGATTATATTGACGATAAATACAATGATGGTATTGATGAAGTATACAAGAATACAATCTACAAGCCGGTCTGGGCAGAAACTTGCAAAAAGTACATGGTTGTGTACAAGGATGACGACGGCACCGAGTTGGATTCTGCGGAAACTTGTTATGGGAATAGCCGGCCATATCTTGATGTGGCGACCAAGGCCACCATGTCGGATGACTACGAATTGGCGGGCTGGATTCTTGAAGGGGATCCCGTTCCAGAATTTGACTGGAAGTTTGAAGATTGGAAACCCATAATCGAAAGGACCGTTTTTGTAGCGGTGTATAAGTACAAAGTCAAATTTGTAAATGATGACCTTTCTGACCTGTATTATGACTATTTCATGCCTGGCGCTGTCCCCGGCCTCCCCTCGTATGTTACTCCTTATAAGGAGCCTTCGGTTGATTATTCTTATGAGTTTGTGGGCTGGGACAAGGATTTTGCACCTGCAACGGAACCTACGACATACATGGCGATGTATGTGCCTGTTCCCGTGCCCTCTAGCCCCGTTTTGGAAATTGCAGAAGGGGAAGGCTTTGTAATCGACGACTTTGAAGATGGTGATGTGGCTAGCAATTTGGGTACCAGTTGGCATGTCTATAGCGATAATGGCGTCTGTCTTTATGATTACAAGGGGTATTGTGAACGGTATGGCGAGTCTACGATTTCCCAGCAGGTGGTGGAAGACGTGGAGCACGGCAATGTCTTGCACGTTGGATATGTCATTGATGATTGGGCTGGTATAGGCCTGCCGCTTGCTGCCACCGGAGCGCTGGACCTTTCGCAGTGCAGTGCCATCCAGTACGATTACAGGGGAGGTGCGCACAAATTTAGGATAGAGAGCCCTTACGGGGTAGATGACCAGCACTTCCATAGATGGGTGGAGGCCAGCGATGAATGGACTACCGCCACGCTCTATTGGAGTGAATTTGAAAACTATTACATGGATTTGTCCATTGATGTGGTACGCAGCCGTGCTACCCAGTTTATTTGGGACCTGCATCATGACGGCGAAACCATTGAAATTGATAATGTGAAGTGTCTGAATAGGCCCAGTTATGTGGTGCGGTTCTACGACGAAGACGGCACGACGCTGCTGGATAGCGCCGAGTTCGTGGAAGGGGAAACTCCCATATACCGCGGCTCCAAGGACATAGACAATATTGCCTGGGAAATGAGCAATGAACGAATGCTGTACAGTGCCAACTGGACTCCGGAGCTGGCACCTGTATCGGCAAATGTAGATTACACGCTGGTGTATGCGTCCAGCACAAGGAAATACCTCGTTTATTTCTCTGCCGGGAAAGATTCGTATCAACATGAATATGAGTATGGCGAAACTCCTGAATATAATGGACCTACACCTTCACGTGATCCGGAGGACGATTGCAGAGAGTGGGCATTTACAGATTGGTCCTATTGGTCCTGTGATGAATATGGTATGTGTGGACAATCCTATGGTATAACATCGGTAACGGGTGATAGGGAGTATAGCGCTAATTTTGAGTGCGTAGATAAGGTCACCTATACTATTACCTTCCTGGATGACGAGGGTAACGTGCTGCCGAAATCTGGCGAGTATGAGGCCGGCTCATGGTTAGGCTCATATTGGCCGGAGAAGGCCCCTACGGATGAATATGAGTATGAATTCATAGGGTGGAAACCAGAATTGGAGATGGTCTTTGGACCTGCAACCTATACGGCAATGTTTGAATCCCGTGTTCGCAGCTATCCTGTGAGGTTTGTGGACAACGATGGATCAACAATCTACGTAGATGGTGAGTATGAAATATATTATGAATATGGAACTCCGTTCAGTAACATAGAAAAGCCCGAAGACCCATCTAGAGACCCAGATGGTGAAGTGGAATACACCTTTGCGGGCTGGTCGCCGTCTATTGATGATGGTGTCGTGACTGGTGCGCTCACGTTTGTCGCCACCTATACTTCTACCGCAGGGACCTATACTGTTACCTTTATCGATGGAAACGATAGAATCCTGTATTCGGCGGAATATGCAGAAAATGAAGTTCCTGTGTATGAAGGCGAAACACCCACGAAGTGGCCAACGGAACAGTTCACCTACACGTGGGATGAAGCGGATGGCTGGGATAAGCCCCTTGCTGCTGTGACAGGCCCCGTTGTCTATACGGCCAAGTTCACGGCACAACCTAGAAGTTATGAGGTGGTGTTTATCAATGACGATGGCACCGAACTCTACCGCAATACATACGAATACGGGTCCACCATAACTGATGCCCCGACAGAAACCCAGGTGACTGCTGGAAAGACTGGCGAATTTAGGTATGACCCGGATTGGTGCGGTACATACGAAGATTGTGAAGAATATGATGACGAATATGAATGTGTGAAAAAGACGTATGAACGTGCTTGGTGTGGCGGCTTGGATGCCGTGACTAGAGACAGGGTCTATATGGCCAATATTAAATACAAGGTGAATCTCAATAATTATGACGATGTTACTGTCCTAAGTGAATGGTTTGCATATGGAACCGACATTGCTGACGAATTCTATTGGGATATAAAGGATAACTATGCCCGATTTGTGAAAGCCCCTACTGTCCAGTGGGATTATCGTTGGAACGAACAATGGAATGTAGAAATGGTTCCGGTTACCGGATCTGTCACCTATAAGGCGAAACTAGACAGTTCCCTGAGAAAGTATGCCGTGAAATTTGTTGACGAAGACGGCACTGTTCTGAAGGAAGCCGTTGAGTATGAATATGGAACTCTTGCTTCGGCAATAGAACTTCCGGACGAGACTCCTACTAAGGAACCCACTGTTGCCGAAACGTTTGCCTTTGCGGGCTGGGATGTTTCCGATGTGACTGGGAGTATAACTTACGTGGCGTCGTTTACTCCTTCGCCTAGAATGTACACGGTATCCTTTGTGGATGAGGATGATTCGCCTATTGCATCTGCGGAATACGCATACGGAACGGCGGCATCTGCGATTGTGCTGCCGGATGCGCCACTCAAGGCGAATCGCAGGTTTGTAGGCTGGAATCCCGAGGTGTCTGACGTGGATGGAACTGCAGAATATGTGGCACAGTATGTGGATGACAACAAGTTTGTGATTACCTGGCGTAATGACGATGGCACGCTTCTTTACGAGGGAACCTATTCAAGTGGGGAAACGCCTGTTTATGGAGGTGAAACCCCTGTCAAGGAATCTACGGATGAGTACAGTTACGAATTTGCAGGCTGGACCCTGTCCGCAGAATCGGAGGCGGGAGATAGGGAGTACGTGGCGACTTATACAGGTACAAAGCGCAAGTACCTTGTTCGGTTCGTAAACTACAACGAGACCTTGCTATTTGAGAACGTGTACGAATATGGCACGCCCGTTGCGGATATCGAAGTCCCGGAAAACCCGACAAAACCCTCTACGGAGACCAATGTCTATACCTTTGTGGGTTGGAGTCCTGAATTGTCCGATGTAACTGGAGAAGTTACCTACACGGCTCGGTTCGCTGGTAGGCCCATTACCAGTTCCTCTAGCAGTGCTGTGGTAAGCAGCAGTTCTGCGGAAGAATCCAGCAGTTCCGAAGCGTCTAGCAGCAGCGAAGAAGAATCCAGTTCTAGCGAAGAAACTGCCGAATCTAGCAGTTCCGAGACTGTGGTCTCCAGTTCTAGCGAAGAGCCCGAGATATCTAGCAGCAGTGCGGAAGAGTCCAGCAGCAGCGTGCAGATGTTTACGGTGACGTATGAGTGCCACTTGGCACCTCTTATAAATTGTTGGCTTCGCAATATCCCGTATCAAATAACTGTGGCAGAAGGAACCCCGATATCGTCAGTGATTCCGGCGGAAAATCCAAAGATTAGCTTCGATGAAACGGAACAGTATACCTATGAATTTGTCGAGTGGAGTTTCACTGGGGAAACTGTGAATGAGAATATCCAATTGATTGCGGAATTTATTCGGGTTGTTCGTCAGTACACCATCACCTTCGTAGATTGGGACGGCTCGGAGATTGCTTCTGACGACTACGAATATGGTACGTCGGCAACAGACATAACGCCTAGCGCCCCCACCAGGGAAAGCGACGAGCAATACTCCTACACCTTTGCGGGTTGGAGCCCTTCTGTTGCAATCGTGACGGGGGAGGCCACCTACACGGCCACCTATACGCCAACGCCGTTGCCCTCCAGCAGCAGTGGCGAAGAAGAGTCCAGCAGTAGCGAAACGCCGGTGGTTTCTAGCTCTAGCGAAGAACCGATTGAATCCAGTTCTAGTGAAACGCCGGTTGTTTCCAGCTCCAGCGAAACGCCTGTAGCCAGCAGTAGTTCTGAGAAACCGGCCTCTAGTAGCAGTACAGAGATTGCCGCGAACTCTTCGAGTTCAACTTCGGCACCGCTCAGTTCAAGTCGCGATGACGACGCTAGCTCCAGTTCTAGCTCTGCCGACAAGCCGAAATCTAGCGCAAGTGAGGACGATAGCTCCAGTAGTTCCGATGCTAAGTCTAGTTCTAGCGCCAAGCCCGACGGACTCTACCCGACGGTGGGCAGTGTGAACATGGTTTTTGCCCACAACGAGCTGACGGTCACCGTGCCTAAGGCGTCGGAAGTCAAGGTCCAGGTGTTCGACATGCAGGGTAACTTGCAGGAACGCTATCAGGGTTACTCTGCCGGAGACCACGTGGTATCGCTCAGGCACCTGAACAAGGGCGTGTACATTGTCCGGGTGGCAAGCGGGAGTGCCGTCAAGAACATGCGTGTAATGGTGCGTTAG
- a CDS encoding N-acetylmuramoyl-L-alanine amidase — MNSPLVSHTEISPNRTTPRNHKIDTITIHCTADHISVRALGKLFAAKARKASANYGIDDQGHIALYVEESDRSWCSSNAVNDHRAVTIEVSSDEKAPYRVTDAAFSSLIYLVADICKRNGITKLRWHNEKALVGHEDGDGKLIQNMTLHKWFKNKACPGQYLEERMFEIAAKVNALL, encoded by the coding sequence ATGAACAGTCCGCTAGTATCCCACACCGAGATAAGCCCGAACAGGACTACGCCCCGGAACCACAAGATTGACACCATCACCATCCACTGCACCGCAGACCACATCAGTGTGCGGGCACTCGGCAAGCTGTTCGCAGCCAAGGCCCGCAAGGCGTCTGCCAACTACGGCATCGATGATCAGGGCCACATCGCGCTCTATGTCGAGGAATCCGACCGCAGCTGGTGCAGCAGCAACGCCGTCAATGACCACCGTGCAGTCACCATCGAGGTATCGAGCGACGAAAAAGCACCCTACCGTGTAACCGACGCTGCATTTTCCAGCCTCATCTACCTGGTCGCCGACATCTGCAAACGTAACGGCATCACCAAGCTCCGCTGGCACAACGAAAAGGCCCTGGTAGGCCACGAAGACGGCGACGGCAAACTCATCCAGAACATGACGCTGCACAAGTGGTTCAAGAACAAGGCTTGCCCGGGGCAGTATCTGGAAGAACGCATGTTCGAAATCGCCGCCAAGGTGAACGCCCTGCTGTAA
- the serC gene encoding 3-phosphoserine/phosphohydroxythreonine transaminase, with amino-acid sequence MANKVYNFSAGPSVLPEQALKEASAACIDYANSGISILSMSHRSKPIESMFEETEQFLRDLMGIPENYDIVFLGGGCSLLFCMLPMNFLDQNATADYALTGVWANKACKEAKLFGNVNVACDTKSETYSRIDKNLKMSDNATYLHITANNTIYGTEWHNIPKPKSGFLMADVSSDFLARKINVSDFGVVYGGAQKNISCAGVTVTIIRKDLLGKVNRAIPTMLNFQTHIDAKNMFNTPPVFAVYVMNRTLKWLKEFGGVEAIEKVNRSKAALLYSALDNSKVFVGTAAKEDRSIMNVPFVFNKDVVAADKADDLAKEFLEFAKARGLQQLKGHRSVGGFRASIYNAMPVEGVQALVDCLGDFEKKVLG; translated from the coding sequence ATGGCAAACAAAGTCTATAACTTTAGCGCAGGGCCTTCTGTCCTGCCCGAACAAGCACTCAAGGAAGCCTCGGCTGCCTGCATCGATTACGCCAACAGCGGCATCAGTATCCTTTCCATGAGTCACCGTTCAAAGCCCATCGAAAGCATGTTCGAAGAAACCGAACAGTTCCTCCGCGACCTCATGGGCATTCCCGAGAACTACGACATCGTGTTCCTGGGCGGCGGATGCTCCCTGCTGTTCTGCATGCTCCCCATGAACTTCTTGGACCAGAACGCCACCGCTGACTACGCGCTGACCGGCGTGTGGGCCAACAAGGCCTGCAAAGAGGCCAAGCTGTTCGGTAACGTGAACGTGGCCTGCGACACCAAGTCCGAAACTTACAGCCGCATTGACAAGAACCTGAAGATGAGCGACAACGCCACCTACCTGCACATCACCGCCAACAACACTATCTACGGTACGGAATGGCACAACATCCCGAAGCCGAAGTCTGGATTCCTCATGGCCGACGTGAGCTCCGACTTCCTCGCCCGCAAGATCAACGTGTCTGACTTCGGCGTTGTGTACGGCGGCGCCCAGAAGAACATCAGCTGCGCTGGCGTGACCGTGACCATCATCCGCAAGGACCTGCTGGGCAAGGTGAACCGCGCAATCCCCACCATGCTGAACTTCCAGACCCACATCGACGCGAAGAACATGTTCAACACGCCGCCGGTATTTGCCGTGTACGTGATGAACCGCACCCTCAAGTGGCTCAAGGAATTCGGCGGCGTGGAAGCCATCGAAAAGGTGAACCGTTCCAAGGCCGCTCTCCTTTACAGCGCTCTCGACAACTCCAAGGTGTTCGTGGGTACCGCAGCCAAGGAAGACCGCTCCATCATGAACGTGCCCTTCGTGTTCAACAAGGACGTTGTGGCCGCCGACAAGGCCGATGACCTGGCCAAGGAATTCCTGGAATTCGCGAAGGCTCGCGGCCTCCAGCAGCTCAAGGGTCACCGCTCCGTGGGCGGCTTCCGCGCATCCATCTACAACGCGATGCCGGTGGAAGGCGTGCAAGCCCTCGTGGACTGCCTCGGCGACTTCGAGAAGAAAGTTTTGGGCTAG
- a CDS encoding ASCH domain-containing protein, which produces MKEVLMSIHHKWAELIYSGEKTLELRKTAPKALDGDGLKVYLYDTDLKSITGVIYVNFCHEITKITPKIVENSCVSLDEIEKYKAKGRGKLYGWEICGVDEYGPDWLYPEDLHIKRAPQSWQFVR; this is translated from the coding sequence ATGAAAGAAGTCCTGATGAGCATCCACCACAAGTGGGCAGAACTGATTTACAGTGGCGAAAAGACGCTGGAACTTCGCAAGACCGCCCCGAAAGCATTGGACGGTGACGGTTTGAAGGTTTACCTCTACGACACCGACCTTAAAAGTATCACAGGCGTCATATACGTGAATTTTTGCCACGAAATCACCAAAATAACGCCCAAGATTGTCGAAAATTCGTGCGTTTCTCTCGATGAAATCGAGAAATACAAGGCAAAAGGCAGGGGTAAGCTCTACGGTTGGGAGATTTGCGGCGTCGATGAATACGGTCCCGATTGGCTCTATCCCGAAGATCTGCACATCAAAAGGGCCCCGCAAAGCTGGCAATTCGTGAGGTAA
- the psd gene encoding phosphatidylserine decarboxylase (Phosphatidylserine decarboxylase is synthesized as a single chain precursor. Generation of the pyruvoyl active site from a Ser is coupled to cleavage of a Gly-Ser bond between the larger (beta) and smaller (alpha chains). It is an integral membrane protein.) → MNTPFYIFMKLLPKNAASRAFGALTRLRLPVISKVARNAFAAYYKLNMEEAEYPLEHYANIGELFIRHLKPGARPIAESEIVSPVDGVLSQTATFDERQEMIQAKGKTYTLKDLLRDDEMAKRFEGGAFATIYLAPFNYHRIHSPVAGTVVGASYCPGTLWPVNVGSVERVEGLFCINERLTSHIRLDDGSEMLVVKVGATNVGRIGVAYTDELLVNAGKLPRDCKRYDWKPSKEIRVEKGGELGRFEMGSTVILVVDKKIRERHPDLFKSRLGSAVKMGEAL, encoded by the coding sequence ATGAACACTCCCTTCTACATTTTCATGAAACTCTTGCCGAAGAATGCCGCTAGCCGTGCCTTCGGTGCTTTGACCCGCCTCCGTCTGCCTGTGATTTCGAAGGTGGCCCGCAATGCCTTTGCCGCCTATTACAAGCTGAACATGGAAGAGGCCGAATATCCGCTGGAGCATTACGCCAACATCGGAGAACTGTTTATCCGGCACTTGAAACCCGGTGCCCGCCCGATTGCGGAATCTGAAATTGTTTCTCCGGTAGATGGTGTGCTTTCCCAGACGGCCACATTCGACGAAAGGCAGGAGATGATTCAGGCGAAAGGCAAGACATACACGTTGAAGGACCTGCTCCGCGATGACGAAATGGCCAAGCGGTTTGAGGGCGGTGCTTTTGCGACGATTTACCTGGCGCCTTTCAACTACCACCGCATTCACAGTCCTGTTGCAGGAACGGTGGTGGGTGCCAGTTACTGTCCGGGAACTCTCTGGCCGGTAAATGTGGGCAGTGTTGAGCGAGTAGAAGGGCTGTTCTGCATTAACGAACGCCTTACCAGCCATATCCGCCTGGACGACGGATCGGAGATGCTTGTCGTTAAAGTCGGGGCTACCAATGTGGGCCGTATCGGTGTGGCCTACACCGACGAACTTCTGGTGAATGCGGGCAAGCTCCCTAGGGACTGCAAGCGTTACGACTGGAAACCCTCCAAAGAAATCCGTGTGGAAAAAGGCGGAGAGCTGGGACGCTTCGAGATGGGCAGCACCGTCATTCTCGTAGTGGACAAGAAGATCCGGGAACGCCATCCGGACCTGTTCAAGTCCAGGCTCGGTTCTGCAGTCAAGATGGGCGAGGCGCTTTAA